The proteins below are encoded in one region of Dama dama isolate Ldn47 chromosome 21, ASM3311817v1, whole genome shotgun sequence:
- the LOC133042875 gene encoding LOW QUALITY PROTEIN: DNA endonuclease RBBP8-like (The sequence of the model RefSeq protein was modified relative to this genomic sequence to represent the inferred CDS: inserted 3 bases in 2 codons), with product MSYRYRNPENSSSKSWYEYTDIFTYKEDIKTENTAGAVGEGLPMCVHTHDSWLPTAPVEKATVVAETLGLCVQEESESQGPRSPVGDELYRCLGGDHKKQGFEECRRNSEDNLRFSDSKTPLQKELTNWVSSPVFGATSNMKSSLGLNTSLSPSLLETGKKTHLKTVPLSNTCASGLEKPRSKSEDNALITHHLLGTEVNKIPNQSSSNKQMLINKNTSEPLTEQDSIDHIKDTDKDKHVVPLKSLGGRTKRKKIEEESEDEVICPQASFDKENALPFPLDSHSSMNGDYVMDKPLDLSDRFSAIQRQEKSQGSENSKIRFRQVTLYEALKPVPRDSSSSCKALSRSCELTKDSPEEPCLQESLFQSLSKSPDNKTLLQIKEENPVFKIPLRPCESLETENLFNDTKGAGSHEPIKIKTRSIHGACEVASVLQLNPCRIATTKPLENNQDVSFENIQWSIDPGADLSQYKTDVTVDDTKDGSQSRLAGETVDMDCMLVSETMLLKLKKQEQKGEESPNGERKMNDSLEDMFDRTTHEEYKSCLAESFPQVANEEKELSTTTKKTNTPGDKQDKVKQKAFVEPYFKGDDXTELQNFPHIEVVRKKEERRKLLGHTCKECEIYYADFPAEEXEKKLASCSRHRFRYIPPNTPENFWEVGFPSTQTCMERGYIKEDLDPCPRPKRRQPYNAMFSPKGKEQKT from the exons ATGAGCTACAGATATAGAAATCCAGAAAACAGTTCCAGTAAGTCCTGGTATGAATACACAGACATATTTACATATAAGGAAGACATAAAGACAGAGAACACCGCGGGCGCCGTGGGGGAGGGTTTgcccatgtgtgtgcacacacacgacTCGTGGCTGCCTACAGCGCCTGTTGAGAAAGCTACAGTAGTTGCTGAAACACTTGGACTTTGTGTTCAAGAAGAATCTGAATCTCAAGGCCCTCGGAGCCCTGTTGGTGATGAACTCTACCGCTGTCTGGGAGGGGATCACAAAAAACAAGGTTTTGAGGAATGTAGAAGAAATAGTGAAGATAATTTAAGGTTTTCAGATTCAAAGACTCCTCTTCAAAAAGAATTGACTAATTGGGTATCATCTCCTGTATTTGGAGCTACCTCTAACATGAAAAGTAGTTTAGGTTTGAATACAAgtttgtccccttctcttttaGAGACTGGGAAAAAAACCCATCTGAAAACAGTGCCCCTCAGCAACACTTGTGCTTCTGGACTAGAGAAACCTAGGTCAAAATCTGAAGACAACGCCCTTATCACACATCATCTTCTTGGGACTGAAGTAAACAAGATCCCTAATCAGTCATCTTCTAATAAGCAGAtgcttataaataaaaatacaagtgaaCCCCTAACTGAGCAAGATAGTATTGATCACATTAAAGATACTGATAAAGATAAACATGTGGTACCCCTGAAGTCACTGGGAGGcagaaccaaaaggaagaaaattgaggaagaaagtgaagatgaagtaATCTGTCCCCAAGCCTCCTTTGATAAAGAAAATGCTCTTCCTTTTCCACTGGATAGTCATTCTTCCATGAATGGAGACTATGTGATGGATAAACCTCTGGATCTGTCTGATCGATTTTCAGCTATCCAACGTCAAGAGAAGAGCCAAGGAAGTGAGAACTCTAAAATCAGATTTAGGCAAGTGACTCTCTATGAGGCTCTGAAGCCCGTTCCAAGGGACTCTTCCTCAAGCTGCAAGGCCTTGAGCAGGAGCTGTGAGCTAACCAAAGACTCCCCAGAAGAGCCCTGTTTACAGGAgtcccttttccagtccttgagTAAATCTCCAGATAATAAAACACTGTtacaaataaaggaagaaaacccAGTATTTAAAATCCCTCTTCGTCCATGTGAAAGTTTGGAGACAGAGAATCTTTTTAATGACACAAAGGGTGCTGGTTCTCATGAGCCTATAAAGATAAAAACCAGATCCATCCATGGAGCATGTGAAgttgcatcagttcttcagttaaATCCATGTAGAATTGCTACAACAAAACCTCTAGAAAACAACCAAGATGTATCCTTTGAAAATATCCAGTGGAGTATAGATCCAGGAGCAGACCTTTCTCAGTATAAAACAGATGTTACTGTAGATGATACAAAGGATGGCAGTCAGTCAAGATTAGCAGGAGAGACAGTGGACATGGACTGTATGTTGGTTAGTGAAACCATGCTGTTAAAACTGAAGAAGCAAGAGCAGAAGGGAGAAGAGAGTccaaatggagaaagaaagatgaaTGATAGCTTGGAAGACATGTTTGATCGGACGACACATGAAGAATATAAGTCCTGTTTGGCAGAGAGCTTCCCCCAGGTAGCAAATGAAGAGAAGGAATTGTCAACTactacaaaaaaaacaaacactcctGGTGATAAACAAGATAAAGTCAAACAGAAAGCATTTGTGGAGCCATATTTTAAAGGTGATG AGACTGAATTACAAAATTTTCCTCATATTGAGGTTGTtcggaagaaagaagagagaagaaaattactTGGACACACATGTAAGGAATGTGAAATTTATTATGCAGATTTtccagcagaaga agaaaagaagttggCTTCCTGCTCAAGACACCGATTTCGCTACATTCCACCCAACACACCAGAGAATTTCTGGGAAGTTGGTTTTCCTTCTACTCAGACTTGTATGGAAAGAGGTTACATTAAAGAAGACCTTGATCCTTGTCCTCGTCCAAAAAGACGGCAGCCTTACAATGCAATGTTTTCTCCAAAAGGCAAAGAGCAGAAGACATAA